The sequence below is a genomic window from Mesoplodon densirostris isolate mMesDen1 chromosome 12, mMesDen1 primary haplotype, whole genome shotgun sequence.
CGGCGCTGGAGGACCCTGGGCTTGGGGTCCCAGAGGAGGTCCGGTGTGGGGGGCAGCGGCGGCGAACCACGCTGACGCACGCGAGGCGTGGGGTCCCCGTTCCTTGTCTCCGAAGCTCTTCGCTGGTGGGGGCCGCCCACGCGCGCTCTCCAGCCTCTCGGCCGCCTCCACAGCAACAGGCACCAAGTTGAGGAAAGGCCGGACCTTCGCCgaccgccccgcccccggccccctccTTCCGGCGAGCGGTGGGGGCGGGGCCGCGAGGTTGCCCTGGCGACGCGCTATGTTTTTGACCCGAGGAGTCCCCGCGCGCAGCCATGGCAAGCGGCTCGCAGACGCCGCCCGAGCAGCAGCTGCAGGTGAAGGTAGTGGGGCTCTTCAAAAGCTCCAGCTTTCAAATTGCGAAGAGCGCCGCTGAGGTAACCGCCAAGAAACCACAAGGGCGGGAAGGCCCGTCCCGCTTCCGGGTCGTGCGCCTCCTGGTGGCGGGGGTCGAGGTTCAGGGAGGGGATGTCCCGGCCAGGGTGGGCTGTCTCTGGATGGATCTCTGCGTGCAGACGGCGAGGGCCGGTCCAGGCGGGAGTTACACTTCGAGAAGGGCTACCTTTAAAGGGAAATCCGAGCGAAGGAATCGTTCACAACCTTTTTGGGAATAAAGGTGATTCCTACCTCTACATTAACACACATTTTATCCcacgttaatttttttttttttttttgcggcacgcgggccttcCCACGTTAATTTTTAACTGAAATTATAGATTTTAAAACTTTGTGAAAAAAATGTTACCATATAACTAGCTGATTTTTTTTACAAACTCCTTTCCCAAGTGATATTTGAAAACTATTCATTCGgaaagggtttttgttgttgtttttctttaaagtttctaTAGCAGTCACTGCATTCCAATCGAATTACGTGCTTATGGGATTTCCTGACAAATGACCCACACGTGCTCTGGAGAATACAGACATTTCTTTGTGAACATGAAGaacaatgtaaaatgaaaaacactTTAAGTAACTGGAAGAATTAGGCCAGGTCAGTAATGCCGCAGCATTCCTACACCCCGAATGCAGGAGAAATGTAGAAGTGTATAAAATGTTGAAATGTAAAATTAAGCACTTCTTTGGGGTTTGCTCCAGAAATGCTGTTGTAAGATTATGCCAAGCTTCTCTCCTTCAAAACCCCACTAGACTCCAGGACAATGCCTTATTCATGTCTGTATCTCCCAAAGTAACCAGCTGGATACTTGACACAAAATGTTCCCAAACAGAATTAATCTTAAGAAATTCCTAACTTCTTACCTGCTCCAAGTCTACAGTTACAGTCTGAAATTAAATCAAGTCAGGAAATAGTGACTAATTTGTGAAATAGGTAAAGTTTACATCAAGATGAAGAGAACAAGTGATAAGTCTATGAAAATGATACATGGATCATTAACAGAAGCAGAAATATGGACTGTGTTAGCTGGGCTGATAGGATCAGCAAAGTTATATGGCTCAAATTGTATTTAATAAGtgtgagggattttttttctcttgtttttcttagCTCCTTTTCTGAAGGCACATGTTTTCTCCACACTGTAGAGAAGATGTtggcaaattttttttctgtaaagtccACATATAAAATTATTAGGCCTTTGGAACCATAGGTTCTCAGTCATGACTACTCAACTCCGTCCTtgtgcaaaagcagccacagacagtatgtaaatgaatggtggttttccaataaaacttttattatgGACACTGTAATTGGACTTGCATATAATTTCACAGGACATGAAATGATTCTTCTTGTGATTCTTTTTCAActgtttaaaaatctaaaaattattcTTAGTTCTCAAGTCTTACCAAAACAGGCAGCGGTCCAGCTTTGGCCTGCTGGCCACAGTCTGCCAACCCCTGTTGCAGAGGACACTAAGTCAAGCAAACAAGGtctttattatattaataatgtTAATTTTCACTTTCTTAAGTTTTGCCTACTGTAGCTCTAtttgaatatgaaaatatatgaatGTAAATTCAGTTAGTTCTATGTTAATAAAGGATCCTTGAATATATTTCCAACATGATCACTTGTGAGCAATCCCTGATGCCTAATTAACTGAAAGATTTAGATTTATAAAGAGTATTACATAATGTAGTCCATTCTGGAACAAATTATGAAGAAAGCATGATTAAGTATGCTTAATTTGAAAACTATTGGGCTTTTCAGTTATTCCAGATGGTCCCTCAGAAACAGCAGTCATCCTGCATGACTACCTCAGACAGAGCACAGATGCTGGAattgagaaaaatgacaaatcagCTGTTGGTTGGGTAGAGCAGACTAAGAAGGAAATGGCCAGATTGCTGTTGCCCTCTTCTGCTACCCCTGGTCCCAACGCAGGGTACACTCACATCCTGGCTTTCTCCCCCTTGGACTATCCACCCTGGATGAAGCACGCCAAGTCAGTGTCCCCTTAGACTACAATAGAAGTGGCCAGATGACACTTTTCCCTTGTTGGTCCATTTACTTCTCAGACCTGCTCAGAAAGGTGATGCCTAACTGCCTCAACTGCCTTCCCTTGCTTTAGGAGGAGGCAAAGTGTAACATAACAGgaaccaaaactttttttttttgacagatgTTGTTAACCAGTAAGAATTTTCTCTGATTCatacagacaaaacaaaatacattatGTCAATACATGCTCAATGTCTAGACCAAAACACATTTAatatttacttctctttttcccaAGGGGTATAACCACAACAGTATCCTTTTGGTCACTCTCCATATGTCACTGAATTAAagcaataacatttattttagttaaaagtatccaaaaaggggcttccctggtggcgcagtggttgagagtctgcctgccgatgcaggggacacgggttcgtgccccggtctgggaggatcccacatgccgcggagcggctgggcccatgagccatggccgctgagcctgcacgtccggagcctgtcctccgcaatgggagaggccacaacagtgagaggcccgcgtaccgcaaaaaaaaaaaaaaaaaaaaaaaaaaaaagtatccatagATCCACTGAGGTTTAGTAAGAGTTTAATTTAGGGAAAAACTGGTCCTAACAGGAAATGGCAGGTCACAAAACTATTGGCATAAACTCACTTGTACATTTGTTTATGCAATTGCTATGTGTGGATGGTCCACTATGTACCAAATATTGAGGCCAGTGGGAAACTAAGACAgtctttgccctcaaggagcttattcTCTTCAGATGAGAGACCAATTAGTATGGCCTGGGGAGGGACTTACTGGAGGTAAGCACAGGGGCCTCTGGGAGCTGGCAAGGGGCATCTAAGCCAGACTGTGGCTTGGGTATATGTTGCATAAAACTTCCTGAAGACCCCATAAAAACTGGGGGGAatgatttttactttaaaagagaaCTTACtctaaaataattattctattttGAAACCTAGAGTCTGAAGAGTAATTATCCATCCAAATTTGAAGACCCTATAATAGTTCCTGTTCAAGAATTTGCATGGGATCAATATCTACAGGAGAAAAAAAGGGTAAAGGATATTTGGGGTGTGGAAAATGAGCCAAGTTTTGCCTGATTTATTTACATATGCATTGGTTTGGAAAAACTGAAGCACTAATTTTGATACaactagattttatttctctaaattaTGTACTTTTCCTAAATTATTTCAGTCATTTCACCAAGCTGATTTTAAGAAAGagtcaaacatttacagaatttTCTTTTGGAAAGCATGTGATAAAGGTAAGTTTTAAACTCTCAGTGCTGCTATTTACTCCTGCCGATGGCTACCCCTCTTTCCCGGCATATCACTTATTCATACTTCCTGTGACACCCGGGCACTCAGGTTACTGTGGCCTGGCACTCTTTTTGGCCCTAACTCTGGAAGGTTTCAGTGGTGTCCAGCACAGATATAGCAGGGGAGCATGTAGGGTTGCCTAGGGGAGCTCTGATGGTAGGCGCCAACTTCCCACAGGGTAAGCCGTGTCCTAATGGAAGCTTCCTTCTCTGCATTCTCCCCCCTAACAGTACCCTTGGAGAACTCCAGACCCTAAGGCTGGCAGAGCTCATCCAGGGATGGCAGATTGGTTTCCTCTTGGGTGCCATCCCTGATTAACTGGTAGTGCTGCCTGGAACATGTGGCATCCTGGCTCAGATACGGCTCACATTGGGGGGCAGACTAGAATGGGTACGCCTCCTGCTTGTCACCCTTGGCCCAGTCCTGTGGAGAGTCCCAGTCCTGGCTTCCCTGTCCAGCCCAATCTCTCAGTGGCTGAGGAGATCCCATTTCCCCTGACCGGAGCAGTTTTGATTGTCCTGTGCTAGATTGCACAAGGATGTCCTGTGATTTACCATGCAGATAGTACTGCTTTACTTCACTCTCTGCTCAGTCACATGAACGGTGCAAGACTGAGTCAAGAATACCATATGTTAAGTCTCATACCATTTTCACAGCCACAGTACATTTTCATTATATAATTCAAACAGAACCGTAACAAACACTTACCTATGgtgcttattatatgccaggcactattctaatgACTTCTATAAATATTAACTCTAATCATTACATCAACTAGGGTGACCAGTGGTCCTGGTTTGCCTGGATCTGAGGGGTTTGCTGGAACGCATGAATTTCAATGCTAAAGCTGGGACGGTCCTAGGCAAACCCAGACAGTTGGGCACCCTAACGTAAAACaatatgtttttcttaatttttatcacCAAACTTCCTAAACTGCCTATCGTATCGTGCTCTCCACCTACAGGAGAGCCATGATTTCATGCTTCGTGGTTTGCACCCATTCCTCTTCCATATTCCCACCATACTCTGAAAGACTGGTGTGGATTCCATTCTGCAGTTTCTGACCCTTGTCAGCCTGGGTTGCTAACCTTGAGCTGTTTTGTgttctcttccttctgcttttctcATGGGGCCTGAATGAGGCTTCCTAGGTCATCAATGCTGCTTCTTCCCACATATCCTTAactcctgtctttcctttcttccctccccctccctcacctcctggaTACTTGCCACCTtaacctcttcttcctcttcaggccagctttttgttctcctttcacATAAGCATTGTCTTATGTTATACATAGTGCTTCTTAGCACATTTGAGGTTAGTGTGCACTGGCCTCAGTGCTTCAGTATAATGTAATGCCAACCATGAGGGATGGCTTCAGAGCCTTTGGGAAGGCCCTTTTTCCCCCTCCAAAAAAAGGCAACATCATACATCTTAGTGCTGGAAAGCCCTAGAAAACATCGGGTCCAGCCTGCTATCTTGAGGCAGGCGATGAGGGCTCCTCATGTATAGAAGACACCCAGACAAGGCACGTAATTTTCAGCCTCCGAATAAAGTGTACCTGCTACTGCATTTCTCCTACCAGGCTAGCTAAAATATCCACAATTAAACTTTCCCTCccctttttaaagttttgtgtCCTGTAAAATGTGAGAACCCTGATGAATTTCAACATTCCAGGGAGTACTGACCCATAGGCTCGGCGATTGACAGTTCAGCATGAACAAGTTTAGGAAGTGAGGAATCTGACGCAAGCTCCTCCTGAGAGAAGAGCGGGGAATGGAGCACGCTGGCAGCTGAAGGCAAACCGTTCCCCAAACCGGCGTTTCTCCAAGTGCGGTCTCCAGACCAGCCGCAGCAGCAGCGTCCCATGGGatgttgttagaaatgcagattctcaggccccatgCCAGAATCAGAAACTTGGGGTGGGGCTCAGGAATCTGTAATTCTGACTGCCCACTAAAATTGGAGAACAGCTGTCCCAGATGATGCATGGCTTTGCCAGGACTGGCACCGGGTCATAATCAACCAGATCTACTCAGAGGCCACATTACTCAGTGGCCACACACTGAGGTTTAGGAGGTTGGCTGGCAGTGCTCTATGGATGAAAACACCAATGCACTTCATTCTTAGGGGCTTAGGGCTTAAAAGTGttaaggagggacttccctggtggtccagtggttaagactccgcacttcccactgcagggggcgcaggtttgatccctggtcggggaactaagatcccgcatgctgcgcagccaaaaaataaataaagtacttgagtttaaaaaaaaaaattgttatgaaaGGTGAGTTCTCTTCCTCACGGCCCCTGGCGTGCCCCGCAAACTGCTGCTGGCCCTCAGGAGGCATTTCCTCACCTGGTCTGATTTCCCTCCATCAAAAAAGcgttcttgggcctccctggtggcgcaagtggttgagagtccgcctgccgatgcaggggatacgggttcgtgccccggtctgggaggatcccatatgccgcggagcggctgggcccgtgagccatggccgctgagcctgcgcgtccggagcctgcgcgtccggagcctgcgcgtctggagcctgtgctccgcaacgggggaggccacaacagtgagaggcccgcataccgcaaaaaaaaaaaaaaaaaaaaaaaaaagcgttctttccatccttcccatTGAAAACCATGTCTTATTTAGGACCCCTAACTAACTATGCATACAGTAAAATGTGCTTCAGAAATGAAGCTAAAAGACtgcattttgttttcaaattaataTAACAAGTATGCTATGCACACAGACTTTTATTACCAGATTACCATCTATTTTCTAAGATCGTACCATTTTAAAGATCACTGTTAGGTCATTCTTTGATTTCAACACCATCAGAGTCTTGAAAATGTTCTTAAATTCCCTTTGAGAACAAAATTCTGAAAGAtggcaaaaaatatattttttaaagattcagtcCTAGGGTTGATTCAAGCTCTGGCTTGGGGGTTTAGCTAAGTTCCCCccatccctacccccacccccgacTACATTTTTTTGGTCCTTTTCCTTTACAGGAACTTAAGAATGAAATCTGGGAATATTCTTCCTATGTGATGTGTTTTATTAACGATCAGCTCCTGGGTGATGCACTTGATCTTCAGAAATGGGCCCACAAAGTATGGGATATAGTTGATTTTAAGCCTCCTGCACTTTATGAAGCACTTACTGTGGATTATTCTGCCAAATTCTTAAGAGACACGAAGGCAAGTTgcactaattttttaaaggaaaatagtaGAATCTTTGAGCATTTACATGGATTAACCATTAATTACTGATAACCTAGCGAAGGGAATATAAAAGAGTAAGAGACTAGGTTAAGTTCTCAATGACCTAATGATCCAGTTGCAAAGGATTCATGGCAGGGTTTGGCTTGGTGGTGTGTAAAGCAAGCCTATCTCACAGCAGGCAAATGGCACTGGGAGAAGATCATCCCTGTTCAAACATTTCTACTCCCCGCTAGAAGCTTATATGCATTAATTatcatctattaaaaaatattaagaccTTCCCCCTCAGAGAAGGTCAAGCCTATCCTTCATTCACCTTTagcatgaaatattttaattaatacttTCTAACACCTAAGTGACAGCTACTGCACTAGAGAATGGCAAGTTTGAGAAGGTGACGTTTTAAAGCATGACACGTAGTTGGCAAGAGCAGGACGAGACAAGCTATGGCACTGGGGAGGTTTCCAATGGCAGAGGACAGTTAGGACGTGTGAGGTCCAGAGAGCAAGAGACAGCCATCAGGGTGGAATGGCAATAGAGGTAAAAGTATGTAATTTTGCTCAGAAACCTTGTAGCCAACAGCTACCACATGCTGAAAATTATTTCATGCCCATGGTGGCCTGTGCCTACATAAAGACCCAGTGCTAGGATCTGAGTTGTGCAAAGGCAAAGACCTTGTCTCGTTCACCCTTGTTCAACTACTGCCTTGAACAGAATCTGAAACATTggaggtgctcagtgaatattttgttgaataaacaatGCACTTGGAAAATGCTTGAAACTCTAGGGTGTGGGGAGGAAGTTAACATTCATAGCAGTTCATTCCCAAAGGGACAGGAGTCTAGAAGTACATGGTGTACTCTGGGAATGGCAGGGGACAGCAGGGAGGCCAGAATTAGTAGGAAATGACACTGGGAAAATGAGAATCAGTCAGGATTCTTGGTGCCAACAGTACCAAGCTGTTGTCACTAACTTGAGGAGAAAAAGTATGTATTAAAAGGATATTGGTAACCTCACAATTGACAGGAAAGCTGGAGAACCAGCTTTGGAAAGCAGGCAGGAACCAAGGGAGACCTGGCAGCAGGAAAACATGGCCAGGGTCACGCCCCAGGAATGGGCAGCCAGGATGCTGCCATGGCTGCCCAATGGCCCTAATGCTGCCTTCACCGAGCATAACTTCTCAGCTCTCCTTGGGTCTTTGTCACTTCCTAGACATCTAAGGCCCCGGGCAGGAGCACCTAACTAGTCAAGCCCAGGTTATATGCCCACACCCTGGCTCACACGTAGCAGGGAAAGAGAGGAGGTTCTCCAGAGGCTGGTGCAACCTTGTGAGGAGTTTCTCAAATAGGAAAGGTGcttagatgtttaaaaaaaacaaacaacaaacaaaccccaaaaccaGATCTACTAGAGAAAGGTTCAACTTACTGTCCACTTGTAACCAGTCAGTTAGATTTCATCCAGAAGGAAGCAAGCCAACAGAACTTTTCATAAAGAGTATGACATCATCTTCTCTGGTGTTTCGGAAAAAATTTTAGGGCTGTGACCAAACAGGGTACAGTGGGGAAAGCTTGGTGGCAGGGTGGCCATTTGGAAATCTGCTATAGTAGTGTGAGCTAGAAATAATGACAGCCTGAATTAATTAGTGGCAGTAAGGAGAGAGGACCCAGATTCTGGAGAAAATCCTTGGATTTTTTGCAGAGGCTAGATTTTTTGTGCTGAGTAAAACTCAGGGACTTGTTTACTTCTGGTTTGGAACGATATAGCAGACAATTAGGTTTGGCTGCTAGGTGACATTATCTTGTGTCACAGTCACTTACTCTCTTTTCATTAGAATTTTTAGAATTATCTACTCTTGACAACCACATAAAGATAATATATTGATGCCCAGGAAAGTTTAATGATGTCTGAATGGACTCACTCACTTCAGAAATCAATTATGACTTGCAGTATGTCCTTTTTCCTCCTAAACCTATGAAGTTTACTATATTATGCCTCTTATTCTAAAgttataatattcttttataattaagAACTTGTACTACAGAAGCTTAGAGGCACAAACAATTAATTATAATAAGTATGGATGTAATACTTCATTCCTGGATGCCAGATATTACAGTACTATTTcagtcttttaattaaaaaaaaaagcttagagcgacctaaaataatgatagtgatacAACTAAAAGTGATTTCTTTTATGCCTCCTAGATTCTTAAGAAATAGGGCAGGGCAAATTATGTACTTGTTAAATCAGGCAGCATTTTTATATACGAGAATGGTGCCTAAGGGTTGAAATGTATTCCATTAGATGTGTTCTGCTCCCTAAATGAATGCTACTGTGACGGACAACAGTGTTTTCACTTTGGATGCCTCTTTGAGGGCTAGACAAGGGCTCACAAATATTAGCTGTCTCTATCAGAAAGTATCTCAATTGAAAACAAGAGCTGGGGGCATCTGGGAGTATGAGGTCATGAATGAAATAACTCAAAAGCACAGCATCCTCTCTTTCCTACCCCTGGTATGGTACCTCCTATTCATATAGTGGCCTTATTTTCCTGCTCAGAAAGACTATGGCCTGGCTCTGCTAAGCTAATCTGTGCAGTCTCTGAAAATCCAGAACACACAGTAACCAAATCCATGGGCTCATGTTGGATCTTTTCCCAGAATTactcaggaaagaaaagaattccCAGTCTGCTGCTTTTTTCCAGAGGGAATGACCAGTGTTCCTTTCCACACCCAGTTTGTGATGCAGTGGGTATCTAGGCCATGTGCTCTCAGTCTTGTGTGATAGGTTAATGTGATTCAGAGCTTTACCACTTAAGGGTTTTAAAAAGCATGTTATTTAGGAAGTAAAATTTTGGTATAATGAAACAAACATCCTTAAgtcattcttttaattttgctGTTACCTTATCTACTGTTAATGCTGTCAATCATCTTATCACTGAAAACATTATTCTATTATATTTTTGGTCATTTCTAAAACTTTCTGCTAAAACACTGACCTGCATTACCTTCTTCTCTCTAATTTTAATAGCATGATTTTGTGTTCCTGGAcatttctattgatttttatCCAATCGGAAGATTGATTTTTGAGGTAAGAGGTTTTTGGTCGTTGTTTTTTAATAAGTTGGGGGAGTGAGAATCTCTGTCAAAATGTTAAGTTTTTAATCTATGAaaccttttctctttatttttagctATATTGTGATACATGTCCCAAAACATGTAAAAATTTTCAGATCCTGTGCACAGGAAAAGCAGGGTTTTCCCAAAGTGGCATCAGGCTACATTACACAGGTTCCATTTTTCATCGAGTGGTACGGAATGGTTGGATACAAGGAGGAGGTGAGTTTAAAAGCTTAAATACAACTTAGTTGCAACATTAAATCAAAATGTCCAAACTTTTATCTGCCTTTGTGAAATTCATATAGAATTAGATATATTTAATAttagatgttatatatatatttaaaggatgTTTTATATGGCCAAATGATGAATTAAGATATtcatactcttttaaaaaattccctaattattaaaataaacaaatctaaAATGTGTTACCAGGAATATTCCAGGTTAAAAAGTAATACAAGCAAGTAGGatagagcagaagcaagaagaactacaatcctgcagcctgtggaacaaaaaccacattcacagaaagacagacaaaatgaaaaggcagaggactatgtaccagatgaaggaacaagataaaaccccagaaaaacaactaaatgaagtggagataggcaaccttccagaaaaagaattcagaataatgatagtgaagatgatccagcacctcagaaaaagaatggaggcaaagatcgagaaggtgaaagaaatgtttaacaaagacctgacctcgaagaattaaagaacaaacaaacagagatgaacaatacagtaacggaaatgaaaaatacactagaaggaatcagtagcagaataactgaggcagaagaacaggtaagtgacctggaagacagaatggtggaattcactgccttgaaacagaataaagaaaaaagaatgaaaagaaatgaagaccaagagacccctgggacaacattaaacgcaacaacattcacattatagggggtcccagaaggagaagagagagagaaaggacctgagaaaatatgtgaagagattatagtcgaaaacttcactaacatgggaaaggacatagccacctaagtccaggaagtacagagagtcccaggtagaataaacccaaggagaaacatgccgagacacacaggaatcaaattgacaaaaattaaagacaaagaaaaattattaaaagcagcaagggaaaaacgacaacaTACAAGgggactcccataaggttaacagctgatttctcagcagaaactctacaagccagaagggagtggcatgatatatttaaagtgatgaaagggaagaacctacaacaagattactctacatagcaaagatctcattcagatttgaaggagaaatcaaaagctttacagacaagcaaaagttaagagaattcagcaccaccaaaccagctctgcaacaaatgctaaaggaacttctctaagtaggaaacacaagagaagaaaaggacctacaaaaacaaacccaaaacaattaagaaaacagtaataggaacatacatattgataattaccttaaatgtgaatggattaaatgctccaaccaaaagacacaggcttgctgaatggatacaaaaacaagacctgtatatacgctgtctacaagagacccacttcagacctagggacatatacagattgaaagtgaggggatggaaaaagatattccatgcaaatggaaatcaaaagaaagctggagtagcaatactcatatcagataaaatacactttaaaataaagaatgttacaagagacaaggaaggacactacataatgatcaagggatcaatccaagaagaagatacaattataaatatatatgcacccaacataggagcacctcaatatataaggcaaatgctaacagctttaaaagaggaaatcaacagtaaaacaataatagtgggggactttaacacctcacttacaccaatggacagatcatccagacagaaaattaataaggaaacacaagctttaaatgacacaatataccagatagatttaattgatatttataggacattccatctgaaaacagcagattacgcttctcaagtgcacacggaacattctccaggatagatcacatcttgggtcacaaatcaagcctcggtaaattgaagaaaactgaaatcttatcaagcatcttttccaaccacaacgctatgagattagaaatcaattacagggaaaaaaatgtaaaaaacacaaacacatggaggctaaacaatacgttactaaataaccaagagatcactgaagaaatcaaagaggaaatcaaaaaatacctagagacaaatgacaatgaaaacgtgatgatccaaaacctatgggatgcagcaaaagcagttctaagagggaagtttatagcgatgcaatcctacctcaagaaacaagaaaaatctcaaacaatctaaccttacacctaaaggaactagagaaagaagaacaaacaaaacccaaagttagtagaaggaaagaaatcataaagatcagagcagaaataaatgaaacagaaacaaagaaaacaatagcaaagatcaataaaactaaaagctggttgagaagataaacaaaattgatacacctttagccagactcatcaagaaaaagagggagaggactcaaatcagtaaaattagaaatgaaaaaggagaagttacaatggacaccacagaaatacaaagcatcataagagactactacaaacaactctatgccaataaaatggacaacctggaaggaatggacaaattcttagaaaagtatacccttccaagactgaaccaggaagaaatagaaaatacgaagagaccaatcacaagtaattaaattgaaactgtgattaaaaatcttccaacaaacgaaaagtccaggaccagatggcatcacaggtgaattctatcaaacatttagagaagagctaacacccatccttctcaaacttttccaaaaaactgcagaggaaggaacactcccaaactcattctacgaggccaccatcacccggataccaaaaccagacaaagatactacaaaagaagaaaattacagaataatatcactgataaatacagatgcaaaactcctcagcaaaatactagcaaacagaatccaacagcacattaaaaggatcatacatcgtgatcaagggatcaagggatttatctcagggatgcaaggattcttcaatatatgcaaatcaatcaatgtaatacaccatattaacaaattgaagaataaaaaccatatgatcatctcaatagatgcagaaaaagcttttgtcaaaattcaacacccacttatgataaaaaccctccagaaagtgggcatagagggaacctacctcaac
It includes:
- the PPIL6 gene encoding probable inactive peptidyl-prolyl cis-trans isomerase-like 6 isoform X1 yields the protein MASGSQTPPEQQLQVKVVGLFKSSSFQIAKSAAESLKSNYPSKFEDPIIVPVQEFAWDQYLQEKKRELKNEIWEYSSYVMCFINDQLLGDALDLQKWAHKVWDIVDFKPPALYEALTVDYSAKFLRDTKHDFVFLDISIDFYPIGRLIFELYCDTCPKTCKNFQILCTGKAGFSQSGIRLHYTGSIFHRVVRNGWIQGGDIVAGKGDGGESIYGPTFEDENFSIPHNKRGVLGMVNKGRHSNGSQFYITLQATPYLDRKYVAFGQLIEGTDVLHRLELVPTENERPKQQCVITDSGEFYA
- the PPIL6 gene encoding probable inactive peptidyl-prolyl cis-trans isomerase-like 6 isoform X2 — protein: MASGSQTPPEQQLQVKVVGLFKSSSFQIAKSAAESLKSNYPSKFEDPIIVPVQEFAWDQYLQEKKRELKNEIWEYSSYVMCFINDQLLGDALDLQKWAHKVWDIVDFKPPALYEALTVDYSAKFLRDTKHDFVFLDISIDFYPIGRLIFELYCDTCPKTCKNFQILCTGKAGFSQSGIRLHYTGSIFHRVVRNGWIQGGDIVAGKGDGGESIYGPTFEDENFSIPHNKRGVLGMVNKGRHSNGSQFYITLQATPYLDRKYVAFGYVHCN